Part of the Spinacia oleracea cultivar Varoflay chromosome 5, BTI_SOV_V1, whole genome shotgun sequence genome, TGAGCAGAAAATGAAGAGTTTAAAACACTCCTAATAACCAGCCATCAATCATCATGAATACTTGAAGAGTGGCTCTTAATTAGGCTTTATTGCCAGCTAAACTTAACAATAAAAGCAAATTAAAACTATATGCCAAAATCAGCAGCTGTTTCACTTCCAGAACAACAGCCATGTAACTCCACTAAAAAGTCTGACTCTATACTTGTTCGATTTAAGCGTTTGACCACCCTTTACACTTGGTTCAAATGTGAACGTTTTAATGGACCTCCGAATGATCAAATTTGGAGTTGAAATTACCAAATTATGGACGTTTGGAAAGTAAGTATCAAAAACAGTATAATTGACActtagggttttattttttttgttgatcttGCACAGTTCCACTTGGTTCAACCCCTGCACTGCTGCACATGTTAGATTATCTTCATGGGGATGGATTAATATACAAGGTGTGCAGTTTGATACTATTGTGTATCAGTGATATGGAAGTGGAGATAGACGTACTCCGGAGGGATGCAATTCAAAGGTTATTGGAGCACATGATCAGGTTGTCACTAATGATCAAACTGATCACAACAAACACAACAACAAGCACAATCAACAACTACTGACTGCATTGCTAACCAAGTTGTTCAGCTTGGAAGATCAGGAAACAAAGATCAGTGACATGGCAGCAAACACAGATTGatgacatgtaataagtttgttaCAAGCTGTAGTTAGTTAGTTAGTTACAAGTAGTTAATTGTTAGCTCAACAGATTGTATAGCAACAACATCAGTCATATAAATAAGGCTGCTGATCTCTTGCTTCATTCACTTGTAACAATTCTTCAATCAATaaactctctctctttctctcctaCATTTTAGTAATCAGAAGTTTAAGAActtcttcatggtatcagagcaggcaTAGTTCCTGCAAGTTTTCCGCAAATTCATTTACTGTTAAGATTACAACAAACACATTATCTTTCATAATCAAAGTTCAAAGAAACTTGAAATTTTCTGTTTGATTGTTTCTGAAACACAGAGTTGATCCAAGAAAGAATTCTTGTtagattgaaatgagttctGAAATGAGTTCTATGCAAGATCCCAACAGTGTTTACTACATACACTCTTCTGAAAATCCTTATGCAGCAGTGGTTTCTGATAAGTTTGATGGAGAGGGCTATGCAGAATGGAAGAGAGGTATCTTGCTTGCTTTTGCAATCAAGAACAAGGTGCGTTTCATTGATGGTACCTTACCTAAACCAGCTTCTGATCATGTTGATTATCATGCTTGGGATAGGTGCAACAGTATGGTCGTGTCTTACTTGTTAAGATCTTTGAGTCCTACAATTTACAAGAGTGTAGTCTTCTTAACCACTGCAAGGGAAATTTGGAAAGATTTAGAGGAGCGTTTTTCTGTCACACCAGGGCCACAATTTTATGGGCTACAACAAAGCTTGAATGAAGTTTCACAAGGTGACAGCAGCATTACTGAGTTCTTCACCAAAATCAAGATGATTTGGGATGAATTAAGCAGTGCAAAACCTGTGACAGTGTGTGTTTGTACTGGATGCACATGCAATGTGAGTCAGAAATTTTTGCAAGAAAAGGAGGAAGAAAGACTGATTCAATTACTCATGAAGTTACACAAGAAGCATTCACAAGTGAGAACAAATATTTTGATGATGAATCCTCTACCAAGCATAACCACTGCATACAGGTTGCTTGTTCAAGATGAGAGGCAACAGAAGATGTCTGAAGTACAAGAAGTCAATCCCATGGTTTTTGCTGTTGCTGATGATAAGAGAAATGCATACAAAAGTTATCAGCCAAAAGTTATACACGGACCTGGTAATCAGAAGTTTGCTGTGACTCACAAAAGGGGAGCTTATTACTGTAATCACTACAACATTCCAGGTCATACTATGGACAAGTGTTGGAAGCTCCATGGCTATCCAGCCAATTACAGAAATAAGAGGTTTGCAGGAGTGGTAAAGGGGGATGATGATGTGCAGAATGATGAGAATGTCACTCATATCTCACAAGAACAGTACCAACATTTCTTGAGTCTCATCAATGATGGAGAAAAACAATTTTATCACAAAGTAAATGTAGCAGGTACTTGCTTACTCACTTCTTTTAATTCAAGGTGGATTATAGATAGTGGAGCAACAGACCACATATGTTCTAACCTGGATCTTTTTCACACTTATTCTAAAGTTGATAAAGATGCTAAAACAATAACAGTAGCTGATGGCAAACAAGTTCAGGTTACACATGTGGGTGATGTTAGGATTAGCAATGACATTATTCTCCAAAATGTTCTTCATGTTCCTACTTGTCAATTTAATTTGATCTCAACTCACAAGTTATGCAAAGATTTGTCTTGCCATATAATttttactcatgataaatgctTGATTCAGGAGCATTCCCAGAAATCAGTGGTTCTTGGTAAACTAGAGTCAGGATTGTATGCTGTGGTTGAAGGTGGTTTGCAGAATAAGACATCGAAGGATATTGTCATTACAAGTTCAGACGTGTTAGCCACAATTAGTGAGGATATTAAACTGTGGCACTTAAGGATAGGGCATCTACCTTTTGATAAGTTGCATCTAGTCAATAAGGCCTTACCATCTGTTGGTAGGCATTGTGATAGTTTCTGTCAGATATGTCCAAGAGCAAAACAATGTAGGCAACCTTTTTCAATTAGTCATACAAAGACTAATCAATGTTTTGAGTTACTACATATTGATGTATGGGGTCCATATAAAGTCAAGACTCATGACAATTGTACTTTTTTCCTCACTATTGTAGATGATTTTTCAAGAAACACTTGGACCTTTTTGATGAAGAATAAATctgattgtgttcctattttgtccaatttcttgaattttgttcACACTCAGTATGACATGAAGATCAAATGTATTAGAACTGATAATGCCAAGGAGTTATGTGAGGGCAGAATATTGGTTTTATACCAAGGGAATGACATTAAACACCAAAGAAGTTGTGCTGAAACACCTCAGCAGAATGGGGTTGTAGAAAGAAAACACGGGCATCTTTTAGAAACTGCCAGGGCATTGTTTTTCCAATCAAGGTTGCCAATTAGGTTTTGGGGTGAATGTCTCCTTACAGCCACTCATTTAATCAACAGAATGCCTTTATGTAGTATTGATTTTGATATCCCCTATGAGAGGCTGAATAAGACTGCAGTGGTTCTAGATCATCTGAAGGTATATGATTGTCTTGGCTATGTATCAACAATCAAGGCTAACAGGTCCAAATTTGATTCCAGATCTGTTCCCTGTGTTTTAATTGGCTATCCACCTGATCAAAAGGCTTACAAGATGTTGAATTTGGAAACCAAACAAATCATTATTTCCAGGGATGTTCAATTTCATGAGAAGCACTTACCTTTTCATATTTCAGCTAACCAACACACAAACACAAACCCAATCTTTCTTCCAGTTCATACACCTTTTGATCTCCAAACTGATTTTGATATTCCAGATGTTTTTGATATCTCAGAACCTCCACCAAACACTGAACCAAACACTGAACCAAACACTGAACCAAACACTGAACCAAACACTAAACCTTCACCAGATTTAAACACTGAACAAAACACTGAACCAAACACTGAACCACCTATTATACCTACTCCACCTAATAATGTCCCAATTAGACAATCAAACAGAACTCACAAACCACCAACTTGGATGAGTGATTTTGTCTGTATTGCCACTAACAACAGTTGGTGCAACATTGTTTGTTTTGATGATCTCCCTGATGGTCACAAAGTTTTAGTAAACCAGATCATCAAAGAAACAGAACCTGTCAATTTTCTTGAAGCTTCTCAGTCCAAAGAGTGGATTTCAGCAATGGACAAAGAACTTGCAGCTCTCACAGCTAATGATACATGGGAGATTTGTATTCTTCCTAAGGGCAAAAAGGCCATAGGTTGCAAATGGGTGTATAGGATAAAACTGAAGAAAGATGGCACTATTGAAAGATACAAGGCTAGGCTTGTAGCCAAAGGCTTCACACAGAAGTATGGAATAGACTATGGGGAAACTTTCTCACCTGTGGTTAAAATGGCTACAGTTAGATGCTTAATTGCTTTGGCTGTCACCAATTCTTGGGTTGTTCATCAACTAGATATCAACAATGCCTTTTTGCATGGTGATCTCACAGAAGAGGTTTATATGAAGGTTCCAGATGGTATTCCTAATCCTGATCACAAAGTTTGCAGGCTTAAGAAGTCTCTGTATGGTCTAAAACAAGCTAGTAGGCAATGGTTTGCCAAGCTCACTTATGAACTCATTCTACCGGGTTTCATTCAGTCCAAAAACGATTATTCATTGTTTATCAAGACTCTGAATGGTTCACAGACTCTGGTAGCAGTATATGTAGATGACATTTTGCTAACTGGTCCAAATTTCTCAGAAATTCTTGCTTTGAAGACACACTTACACAATAAGTTCAGCATTAAGGATTTGGGTGAGCTCAATTACTTTCTGGGAATAGAAATTTCCAGAACACACAATGGGGTTGTTCTTACTCAATCCAAGTTCACTAGAGAACTCCTAGCAGATTGTGCAATGGATGTGTCTAAACCAGCTAAGACCCCTTTACCAGCTAAACTTAAACTTACATCTTTGGAGGATGAACCCTTTACTGATCCTAACCAGTTCAGATGTTTAGTTGGAAAATTAAATTTTCTCACTCACACTAGACCTGACTTATCATTTGCTGTCCAAATATTGAGTCAGTTCATGCAGTCTCCTAAGTTGTCTCATCAAAAGGCATTGCATCACCTGCTCAGATATGTTGCACATACAGCTGGTCAAGGCATCTCTATTCAACCTTCTTCTAGTCTCACTTTACAAGCTTACTGTGATTCTGATTGGGCAGCTTGCCCTGATACAAGAAGGTGAGTAACTGGTTATGTGATGCTTTTGGGAAATAGCCCCATTTCTTGGAAATCAAAGAAGCAGACTACTATTTCCAGATCCTGATCTGAAGCTGGGTACAGAGCTATGGCAGCTGCTGCTTCTGAGATAACTTGGTTGGTTAGGTTGCTACAGGAAATGGGATTATCTAATCTAACTCCTATTCAGTTGAAGTGTGACAATCAATCTGCCATTCATATAGCTAAGAATCCAGTTCATCATGAACGTACCAAACATATTGAATTAGATTGTCATTTTACTAGAGACAAGGTTCTTGAAGGCCTAATTGAGTTAACTTATGTTCCTACTGCTGATCAATTAGCTGATGTGCTCACCAAGGTCTTGTCTTCTCCTCAACACTCTCATTTACTGTCCAAGCTAGGTGTGCTTTCTCATGATTCAGCCCCTAGCTTGAGGGGGGGTATTGGAGCACATGATCAGGTTGTCACTAATGATCAAACTGATCACAACAAACACAACAACAAGCACAATCAACAACTACTGACTGCATTGCTAACCAAGTTGTTCAGCTTGGAAGATCAGGAAACAAAGATCAGTGACATGGCAGCAAACACAGATTGatgacatgtaataagtttgttaCAAGCTGCAGTTAGTTAGTTAGTTACAAGTAGTTAGTTGTTAGCTCAACAGATTGTATAGCAACAGCATCAGTCATATAAATAAGGCTGCTGATCTCTTGCTTCATTCACTTGTAACAATTCTTCAATCAATaaactctctctctttctctcctaCATTTTAGTAATCAGAAGTTTAAGAACTTCTTCAAAGGTGCAGTGAATGTGAACTCATGCAATATTTAACCCCAAAAATTTAGGAGTAGCAGGTAGCAGTTTTGTTAATATTAAACCCAATATGGCGATGGTTTCCGGTTATGGTATATTACTAGATATTTATTTAGAAGATATATTATGTTATCGTATTCCCATTTTACGAGTTGTATgttagatatatatatttgtTAGTATATTGGTTTCTCCTAAATTGTAATATTATAGTAATATTGTGTTTCCTAatattagggttagggttagctAGGAAGTTGAGGTATATAAATAGAGATTTATATACCATTATGACTGATATGCTTGAGATCATGAGTTTGAGCAAAGTTTGAGAGAAATACCTGTGAGGTTGATTGTGCTCAAAAcggttttgattaattatacaagtagGACGCTGGGATACCACGTTATTTGTGTTTTGTGTGCTTTGTCAAGATTGTTATCTCGTACCATTCCTAACAAGTTTTGTCTTAGATTTGGATTTTTTAGGGGTAGGCACAATGTTACTACCTAACTCTTTAATCACCCCACGAACCGCGAACCAAAAAAGCGAATTAACGCATAAAAATGGTACAATTTTGGTCTAATTTAGCAAATTAGGTAGCGAATTGCATACCTGTACCCAGTCTCATTCTAACGAATCAGGTAAGGGTGAGTAGGCAAAAAAATTCCAATCCGATCGACGTGATTAGTTATATATCTGATCCGAGAAAATGAATATTCAATTCGGTTTCTACATTCGAGTATTTGGAACTGAATATCGAGATTTTATTGGACCGGATCGGGTATCCGATCTGGCTAGCCCTAGATTTTCTAGCCTAACAAAATCTTCATCCTTAAAAGCATACTGACAAGTTTGAAATTGTTGCCAACAATAGACAATCGCCATAAAAGCATATTGAAAGATTGACTAGATTTTGACGACTTTGAATTTATTGCCAAAATAGACAATTTCGAAACTACAGACCAATGCGCAAATCTACCTAGAATAAAAGTAATAATTCGTCCAACTTGTACTTAGAGTGTAACCAATGGATGACCCAAATTTGTTAATTGTTTGTTTCCCCTTCTTGTAGCATTGATTGTCCTTACCTCAAAATTAAGGTATATTGGTCTTAAATTCGAGTCATTTACTGGTACTTACGTTGTCACTAATTACTGTAGTACTCTACGAAGCTGAAAACTTCTTGTTCTCCCCTATTCTAGGTTGCAGTCATGTTCGTTTGTACACACTCTCTTCTTTTTGTTGTCGTTTTaattaattgtttttgttcCTATTTACACTATATAATAAACCGGGTCCATGCTTGCTAAGGCTCcacttatttttcatgaacttatcttatctgaacttatctgaagttaactgaacttatcttaacttatctgaacttattagaacttatcaaaacttattttagttataaattgtacttggtcaacccttatttttcatgaacttaTCTAATCtaaaattatctgaacttaactgaaattatctgaacttatctgaacttatttttcccgaaataagtggaaataaggtgaacagaacatgggctaagttagcatggaccaggGTATTATAGCCATTGCACGTTTGTCAATGGGGTTTAACTGCCACATGCGCTAAGATCCGTATTtaagctaatttttttttaactttttgcgCGATTCATCTTCCTGCAATTCTCTCTCACTTTCTCTATCCTCTTTCAACTGCTCCCAATTTCACTCTTCGATTCAGTTTGTGTAAGAATTTCTCGTTTTCTCGTTGAAATCTATTGAAAAAGTTACTCAAAACTCAACAAAAAAGCACTGTGTTGCTTGAATTTCTACTAAAATGGTGAAGAAGGTGGTAACTAACAGTCCGGAAAATAATGTAGTTGTCGGTTCGTCGGAACAACCGCCGATTGAAGTTGTTCAAACTCGTTCACGGCGTAATCAAGCTACCTTGACAACTTCTGGGATGTTTTTGAAGTGATTCTATTGTTTATCTTTTTTAGTGATTTGACTTGCATGTTATTTTGTTGAAATTGGGATTAgtgtttaatatagttagtatataaatgatatagttacctttattttatgttttgaaGTATTTTTTACAGTTACCTCAATGTTCGTTGtggttatgttagtagtagttttagattaattatattgttataagttttaaatagtaactatgtgtttaaaatagttactatatttttatcATAGTAGATATGGCTTTTGTTTCATTTTCGATGGAGCCaatgattcatttgttcttttggctgtgtgatgtaatggactaaatcaaaatagctcttaaaacctcttcgcttcctttccatgaagtagaagatgggcgtctcgttgtcgtcccgttatcgcttatGGGTGAagtggaaacaacctctctgcaattgcaggggtaaggttgcgtacttctgacccccccttaccccacTTCTTGCGGGACCCTCTTTTAGGCAATGGggaaatgataatgataatgaaatatatatggttttttatattatcaacatttttaaagtaactatatgttttaaatagttactatattattacattatgtactatgttatttagagtatgtttttgtCCGTTTCTTAGGTGTAcgatagttactatatgatttaaatggttactatatgtgcacaatagttactatatgattttaaaggttactatatgtgtacaatagttactatatattatTTTAGAAGTTactatgtgtacaatagttactatatggttttaaaggttactatatgtgtacaatagttactatatgatttaaaTGGTTACTGATGTGGGCTTAATAGTTGCACCTTAAAGCCCAAAGGAAGTCAAGATAACTAGGCAAACGAATCCATGGTCCAAGCCCAAGAAGCAGGCCTGGACCTGGGTATTCAGGGAAACCCAAGGAACAACCTTTAGTCAAAAAGCCCACCAGCGCCGGCCCATTTTGCTAAAAGGCCTCTTTGAGAAAGGGACACTTGGCCCTCATCCAACGAAGCACGACCCCATAGATGGGGCAAGAGAACATGTCCCCaaaaaaccctagcactataaatagggctcagatcccaaggaaaGGGATCAATCACTTCTTTCCCACCAACTTAGCATTAACTTTGCTCTGccctctctctacaaattatttcTCTATCTAgcatatacttacttaagcatcggagggaatattcctacgggaatattcttgttttgcaggttgccagaagttcgtgccaggtcatacttgatacctccgaggaacgcgtgacacgtcatcaccgtaaaagatcccacaatatTTGGCGCCGtatgtggggaggtacagtgtcatggctgaacttcaATCTGAGCGCGGAAAACCCCAGGACGAAATGGGACTCCCAGTCAGGGGAGGGGCGTCTAAAGATAAGTCCAACTATCATTGTGACGCGGCAGCTAGCCGGCCTGCTGCCGCGAGGTCTGTGCAGCATTTGTTGAATGGTCCCCATCAAGATATCGCAGATGAATGGCAAGAAGGGTTTTGACACGTTCTCCAAAAAGAAGTCACTAGGTCCCTCCACGAAGCCAACCCTGAGCATGATAATGGCAGGATGATGGAACCTTTATCAGAAGATCTCGACTCACCCGTGAAAGGACGCACCATGGAGAAGGAGAGTCGGCATGTAAAAGAGGAACGTCCAGGAAGACGGACGAGGCGAACTTCACAGAAGAATGATGAGGCTCAAGGTCATCACTCTCTCAAGACTCCTAGAAGATCGCATGAGAGCGCCACCTTGAGAAAGAATGGCCGCGACACTGAGGAGAAAAGAAGGCGAAGGAGGTCGTCATCTAGGGGCTCCTTTATGTTCAACACGGCTCTTGAAAACATCCTCCTGGTTGAGGGACCGAGTTTGGGAATAGAACCGTCCCCCCGAAGATTGACCACATCCAGCCAACAGGCCCCTTTCTCTGCTTTTCACAAAGATGAAGGACACGACACCCAAAACTgtcggatgttgaggaagataCTAAGTGATCATGCGGCTGAAGGATGCCTCCGCCAGTACATCCATTTAAAGGACGCAGACAAAGAAACAAGCCTCCCCTTCAAGAAGTATTCAGACGAAAGAGTTATGGTAATATATCAGGGGGAATAGCtgcaggagaaccatgtaaggaagGACGGCAAGTAGGTCCATCTTATCTTCGCCCCGCACAGATGAATCTACCCTCTGTAGAAATTTCCAAAGAAGATTACAGAAGGGCGGCAACACCATATGACGATGACCCTCTGGTTATAGAGATTAAGGTGGCTAATTTCAAAGTgaagagagtactggtggacacggggagctcgtccgacataatcagtctgcaatgTCTACAGAAATTAAAGCACGATCCTGAAGCCATAGAAAAGGTATTCgggcccttggtaggattcggAGGGAGCATCGTTCGTCCAATTGGATCCATCTTACTCCCGGCCTCCATAGGGATTCCCCCAGTGACCAAAGAAGGTGTCATCCGGTTTATAATTGTAGCAAACCTCACCGCATTCAACATCATACTCGATcgtccaacactcaacgacctaAGAGCTGTGATCGTTCCTCATTTACTACTGGTCAAATTTGTAGGAAGTAACGGACGCGTTGGGTCCCTCTATGGAAATCAACAGTTGGCCAGGGATTGTTACTTATCGACATTAGAGCCACCGGCCTGGGGAGCCTCTCCGAGGGAAAACGAGCAAGCTAAACCTCTGGCAAGCCGTCGTAAAACCCGAGAGGCACCAACGGAGCACAATGAagaaagacgacctgagccagtgggagcacacTATGCTATAATTCTGGACTTAGCAGACCCGTCTCGAACGGTCCCCATTGGGATTCCCCCTGGCGACCCCATGTCAACAGCATTAGTGCAACTTCTCCGAGAATACAAAGAAATATTTGCCTTCACGGTAGAGGAGATGCTAGGCATTGATCCGACGGTAGCCGTGCACAAGCTAAATGTGGATAGTGCTATAAAGCCAGTACGCCAGAAGAAAAGGAATTatggagaagcaagaaatttggccgCCGCTGCTGAGGTTAAAAAGCTAATGGACGCAGGCTTCATACGTCCATGTCAGTATCCAGACTGGGTAGCTAATGTAGTActggtacccaagcccaatgggacatggaggatgtgtgttgattacaccgaTCTCAACAGAGCCTGccccaaggacagtttcccactaCCGAAGATAGATCGACTCGTCGACTCAACGGTcggacatgccatgatgagcttcatggacgcttACTCCAGATTTCACCAGATCCCACTGTGGCCCGAAGATCAGGAGAAGACGTCATTTGTCACGGAACAAGGActgtactgctacaaagtaatgctgttcggtttaaaaaatgcCCCAGCCACCTTCCAACGGTTGGTGAACACGGTTTTCGCGAAGCAACTGGgaaggaatatagaagcctatatcgatgatatgattgtaaaaagaaagcaaaagatGGATCACCTCGACGACTTGCGAGAAACCTTTGAGACCCTCAGGACATCCCAAATGAGACTCAATCCAAAGAAGTGCATATTCGGGGTATCctctggcaagttccttggcttcctgattgatgaaagagggaTTGAAGCAAATCCGGACAAGGTGCATGCCGTCATCAATATGACATCGCCAAGGACGGTCAAAGATGTGCAACGCCTAACTGGATGTCTTGCCGCCTTGGGACGATTTTTATCTAGAGCCGGAGATAAGTGTCAttactttttcagtaccatAAAAAAGGGCACCCAGTTTGAGTGGACGCCGCAGGCAGAGGCCGCCTTCTTTCGTTTAAAAGAACACTTGCACACTCTGCGGCGACTGGTCAGCCCTCTCTTAGGAGAAGTCCTGTATCtgtaccttgccatctcagaGTACGCACTAAGTGCCGTCTTGCTTACAGAAAAGGATGGGACGCAACTACCTGTCTACTTTGTCAGCCAGATGTTGCAGAATGctgaactcaaatatccaactGTTGAAAAATTCGGCTTcgctctgttcttggctagtaagaagcttcgtccatatTGCCTGGCTCATCGGCTGATAGTATACACAGATCAACCGCTAAAGCGACCGTTTACCAATCTGGAAGCATCCGGAAGAATGCTCAACTGGGCAATTGAGCTTAATGCATTTGATATTTCGTATGCGCCGCggaaggcaataaagggacagGCATTTGCTGACTTCATTGCGGAACTGACCAAGCCACCATATTTGAAGAATGAGAAAACCCAGTGGATAGTTCATGTGGACGGCTCTGCCACCCAAAATGGGCCGGGAGCCGGCATTATCTGCGAATCACCAGAAGGGgatatctatgaat contains:
- the LOC130461605 gene encoding uncharacterized protein, with the protein product MNLPSVEISKEDYRRAATPYDDDPLVIEIKVANFKVKRKLKHDPEAIEKVFGPLVGFGGSIVRPIGSILLPASIGIPPVTKEGVIRFIIVANLTAFNIILDRPTLNDLRAVIVPHLLLVKFVGSNGRVGSLYGNQQLARDCYLSTLEPPAWGASPRENEQAKPLASRRKTREAPTEHNEERRPEPVGAHYAIILDLADPSRTVPIGIPPGDPMSTALVQLLREYKEIFAFTVEEMLGIDPTVAVHKLNVDSAIKPVRQKKRNYGEARNLAAAAEVKKLMDAGFIRPCQYPDWVANVVLVPKPNGTWRMCVDYTDLNRACPKDSFPLPKIDRLVDSTVGHAMMSFMDAYSRFHQIPLWPEDQEKTSFVTEQGLHLPTVGEHGFREATGKEYRSLYR